The sequence CATGAATCCCAGCCCCGACCGCGGCAAAGAGTGCCTCCCTCCCAAGAAAAGGGAGAATCGGCAAGGATCGATAGAACACCAGGTCCCCCTGGATGAGTTTAAGCCCCCTGTGCTGCTCCGGAGTCGGTCCGGtgcagggggaggggagggggctcGAGAGGCCGGTGACAGGGACCGGGTTCTCAACGACCCAAGTCCCCATCTCCTTCATACCCCTCAAACCCTTCCTGATCCGGCACCAGGCCTTCCCCTGCCCTTACCTTGGCATCTGAGCTACTCTCCCTCGGTCTCTCTCCCCCTTTTCCCGGGGCCGGTTAGCGAGAGGAGGGGTTCAGGCTCCCCCGCCTGGAGAGATGACACCCTGTCTTCATCCCTGACCCACCACTCCAGGTGGCTGAGAGGGGAAGGGCCCGTCTCCCTGCCACCTTCcccatcttcttcatcttcgtcCTCCTTCAAGACTCCCCTCCCAGCCAATTCCAGAGAGATGTGGTCCTGCTTTAACAGCGCCCGACGTGATAACAGCTCCTCTCTGTTCTCGCCAACATATTTGTTTAGCCACCATTCTCTCTATCCCCAAGATCCAAACTTAGTTGAAGCCAGATACAGGTACCTTGCCAAGAAACCCAACGGTTTGGACGGGCCAGGCAGCCGGACTGCCTCAACCTCCAGGCCTCTGCTCACCGGCGAATACGGGAATGATAGCAGCCGAGCTAGGCTAGACTTCAATCTGCACAGCCCTCACACCAACGGTGGACGCAAACAGCAGGAAGACGTAACAGCCCGTCTACATTCTGGAGGGACTTTTTTGTCAGACTGTCAAGCTCAGGAGGACCCTGAGCCACATTCCTCATTGCAGGACAGACATCTGCATGGAATAGTTAAGACCAGCTCCAATTTACTCCCCACCAGTCCCCATTCCCTGGGAATAATGCCCAGGGGAGGCAGAGGCGGAGTATTGGATCCTTTAGGGGCCACAACAGCTGAAGCACAGATCTACTACTCCTTGGGATTGGTGTGCAACCCCAGCCCTCAGGCCCAGACCTACCCACTCTTCTGCCCCTCAGGAACACCTCTATACAACCTGCACAGGGAGCAAGGCCCCAAGCAGCAAAATCTAAGGAACTCATCACAGTCGCCCCTGACTCGGCTTAATAGCCATGATAGGTCGCAAAGAGACCGGGACATAGACCAAGAAAATGACAGAGACATAGTCCTTCAAAGGGACAGGGAGCGAGACAGAGATAAGGATaaagagaagcaccttcagcattACAAAGACCAACAAAGAGACAGTGAGCGACGACAAAAACtggaaagagacagagggaaagaTCTATCTCCTGCCCATTCTCAGAACTCGCCCCCGGCCCTTCATCCATCTCCCCCGGCACTCCTACCTCACTTCACCAAGGGTTCTCTAATCGAGTTGGCCAGTGGGCAGTTGAAGCGAGTGGAAGAGCTGCAAACAGAGGACTTTCTGAGGAGCGCGGATACCTCTCCGGAGTTTCACCTCAGCGCATGTACTGTGCTGCTGATCTCCCCCAGCAATGCACAGGGCTTCAGTCACCTGCAAGTCCACCTCACAGACCTCAACACTCAGGTCAGATGTTCTTCAGAAGTTTTCTGTTTTGACAAAAATACATAGCTAAAGACTGCATGACGAGATGGTAGATCTTCTCAGTTGAGCTTAGTATATTTTCTATTGCATGAGCAATTTTTCAGAGGAGTTTATAACGATGTTGTGCTTTTGTGTAGGAGATTCTGAGGGTCTTGGTGGAGTATCCGTTTTTCGTGCAGGACCACGGTTGGTCTTCTTGCTGTCCCCAGAGAACCTCACAGATCTATGGCTTGGCCTGCCGCCAGCTCATGGAAGGGGACGTCTGCCTGGCTCTTACCCCAACGCCCTCCCCAACCCACCGAACAAACACTCGAACTGGCCCCAGGGCGCATCGCCTCCAACCTCCCACCAGGGCTGCAGGAAGGTCCAACAGTTCGCACAGGGAGGAGatgccacctccacctcctcctccccctcttcctcaccacccACCTCCCACAGTGCCGGTCCCTCCAGGCACTCCGGCGGCGGAACCACCTGTTCAGGAGCAGCAATGTCCACGCAAAAGGCGCTGGTCTGCTCCGGACACCCTTCCTCCAACCGGAACTGATGCTCCTGGCCTCCTGGATTTACCTCATGGCTACAAGCTAATGAAGTGGCAGTAGATACTTAAAAATGCATACACATACGGGCTTACACACAAATTTAAGCGCATACACACCCTCCTTGTCTCTGATGCAcccacaaagacaaacaatggAGAGACCTCAAGGTAGGGTTGCAGGGAAGGATTttaagaaacaataaaaaaaaacacaatttacgGGTGTTGACACCTCAGCCCAAAACCTTAACCCTTGTCCATTCTTGTTGCAAATATCCTTTTCCGTACCATATCTTACCTTACCTTACAGTATCATACcgtaccttaccttaccttgaCTTACCTTACTTTACCTTTCCTTATGGTACCTTACCTTATTTTTTACCTTATCTTACCTTATTGTTCCTTACCATACAGTACAGAACCATACCTTACTTTACCTTACAGTACAGTATCAAACTATACCTTACCCTTTTTTGACTTTACCTTACTGTACCTTACTGTACAGTATCATACCTAACCTTATCTTACCGTACTTTACATTACTTTACCTTACaataccttaccttacctttaATTACCGTACCTTACCTTATTTTTTACCTTAACTTACCTTATCTTACCGCATCTTACCTTACCTTACAGTACCTCACCTTACCTTTAATTACTGTACCTTACCGTACAGTATCATACCTTTCCTTATTTTTTGCCTTACCTTATCTTACCTTACCATACAGTATCATACCTTAcgttaccttaccttaccttaccgtACAGTATCATACCTTACGTTAACTTACCTTACCGTACAGTATCATACCTTACGTTACCTCACCCTACCTTACCGTACAGTATcataccttaccttaccttacagTATAATACCTTATCTTACCTTACCTTAGCCTTGATTAGCACAGCCCTGAgaggagcagcagatgaaggACCTCTGAATTGCTCCTTgcaaacacactgaaaacatttaGTGAGACAATCAAGCACTTGTCATGTGTTCACTCTGTTTTTGTAATGATTGTCCCACACACCTACTTActgacagtattttctgcaggtTATTGATTTTAAATCAGTGCTATGAAAGTAAATGCGAATTgcagatatatatataaacaaaactaaacaatatatattacattacagatgttatatacagtaaatatgctAAACCAATTTAATGCAATTTCTCTGTCAGTTTTGCAATGCATTTTcatttggttttggtttttcaattattttcttgCTCCCAAGCTGATATCTGCGTGTCGGCACGGGTAGGCAGGGTGAATGTACGAACAACTCTTCGCCTTTTATATTCTCATCACTGGGAGTCATTCGAAACTGTTTGTCAAGGCATTACCGTCCAATATGTTCTTAACATTATCTCTGAGAAAGGGAGCACACTAATGAAAACTACGTTACAGACAATCCAACCCATACGGAAAGGTCCAGGCCACATGTCCTCGACACTCATAGTGTTTTTCCGTGAAAAAGCTGAATGATGGAAAGAGTAAAAAAGCACAGTGCGGCTGAAGATTAATGGTGCTAATAACACGTTGGAATATGATGCTTTGTGAATACTATTGACCCCTGTGTACTGTACGCTTCTGTTCCCATCTCattttttatgtactgtatatgtttgaaGACAGGGAAAACGATGAAAGTATTTTAAACTCAGATACGGGTATCTCCTCTGATTCAGCACACTCTCTCACtttagttttttgtgtttgttttttatgttgaaaaaagaaaatctgaattGATCGAacgtttctttttaaatgttatagctacaaaaatgtatatttttcaaAATCGTGAATCTGTTAAATGATGTTCGctagaaataaaggaaaaaaagctttatACATTTAATTTCAACGTCTCAGATTATTCCCTAAATGTTGACAGCGTGTGAACAACAAAATAGAGGCATTCCCATTTTTTATGACTAAACAAAAAGTTTACatcatgaatgaaataaaatcaatacgtaggtaaaaacaataaaatttacTTAATGCAGTGCAAACTTATCTACAATAGCACTCAGTTTTTATATTAATCAAACATACATCTCCAATAGTCACTCAAAGTAATGTTAGGGAAAGAATAATCAATAATACATTCGTAACTTGTTCATGGCTGCCTTTCTGCTGTGCTGGTGATTCCTCTGTCCTCCTATATTTGTTCCCCTCCTTTGTTGAAGGTGAGACtcagctgcttctcctccatctctcctaAGTTGAacctctgcagcagctccactgCAAACAAGGGCACCACCTGGGCATCAGGACACAAGTTGTCCACCATCAACGTGCTTATAAGGACCTCTACTGGTGGCTGAAAACGGTGCTGGTTGTTGTTGATATCAGCAATTTCGGTTAAATAAAtcatatagcagacaaacaAGGTGATATTTGAGAAGTGGAATGAAGTTTACAGGATTTACAGAAAGTaagcaataattatttaaacgaAAGTAGGCGGGTGCATGAATTTGGCATccttggtttttttaaattgatgagtacatctttattattattggaaCACATTTGTTTAGTCAGCTCGGCACAGTTCTAGCTAAGCAAAAGTGAACCAGACCAGCTCCAGAGACCAACAACCTGATCTCACTGCAGATGATGTCACTGCATTGTTCAACCATTCACAACACTTTGCATGAGGAAATGCTTTATGGGAGAGGAATGTGGAAGAAACCTTTTCTCCACACATGCCACAAACCATGAAGAACACAGCAttcaaagacaaacatttgcTACCAACAGTAACATTTAATGGTGGTCCCATCATGCTGTGGGGCTGTGTGACCAGTGTAGGATCTAGAAATCCTGTTAAAGCTAAGGGTCGCATGGATAATATTCAGTCACCAGACCTGATTATCATTgaaaattgttttcattgttgtggTTTAAAGGGGGCTGTCCATGCTGGAAACCATTAAAACCAACTGAACTGGAGATGTTTGGTAAAGAAGAGTCAAAAATACCTTCAACCGGAATCCAGATCCTTATCTGAAGCTTATATGAAGCATTTAGAAGAtgttatttctgcaaaaggaGGATCTACTAAACACTGATATGGTTTTTGTGCTGGAGTGCtcaaatttat is a genomic window of Antennarius striatus isolate MH-2024 chromosome 2, ASM4005453v1, whole genome shotgun sequence containing:
- the zmp:0000000926 gene encoding genetic suppressor element 1, yielding MNPSPDRGKECLPPKKRENRQGSIEHQVPLDEFKPPVLLRSRSGAGGGEGAREAGDRDRVLNDPSPHLLHTPQTLPDPAPGLPLPLPWHLSYSPSVSLPLFPGPVSERRGSGSPAWRDDTLSSSLTHHSRWLRGEGPVSLPPSPSSSSSSSFKTPLPANSREMWSCFNSARRDNSSSLFSPTYLFSHHSLYPQDPNLVEARYRYLAKKPNGLDGPGSRTASTSRPLLTGEYGNDSSRARLDFNLHSPHTNGGRKQQEDVTARLHSGGTFLSDCQAQEDPEPHSSLQDRHLHGIVKTSSNLLPTSPHSLGIMPRGGRGGVLDPLGATTAEAQIYYSLGLVCNPSPQAQTYPLFCPSGTPLYNLHREQGPKQQNLRNSSQSPLTRLNSHDRSQRDRDIDQENDRDIVLQRDRERDRDKDKEKHLQHYKDQQRDSERRQKLERDRGKDLSPAHSQNSPPALHPSPPALLPHFTKGSLIELASGQLKRVEELQTEDFLRSADTSPEFHLSACTVLLISPSNAQGFSHLQVHLTDLNTQEILRVLVEYPFFVQDHGWSSCCPQRTSQIYGLACRQLMEGDVCLALTPTPSPTHRTNTRTGPRAHRLQPPTRAAGRSNSSHREEMPPPPPPPPLPHHPPPTVPVPPGTPAAEPPVQEQQCPRKRRWSAPDTLPPTGTDAPGLLDLPHGYKLMKWQ